In Shewanella sp. VB17, a single genomic region encodes these proteins:
- a CDS encoding iron-siderophore ABC transporter substrate-binding protein: MMRMMIALILAVMTSVSVASEPTKPVMGAKGPIEVCLSTCVRLAEPALRVVALNWSAAEMLLSLGVEPIGVTEAKGYRKWQTNHPELPSSVVEVGRRQEPNLTAIAKLKPDLIIGYDFRHQGLYPMLSRIAPTLLYQQFPNIDQDDFRYFDYSQVVFKQLAVATRQQEKAAQLLFTMKQGLSDLRKQLIDAGLENSSVTYGKFVGMGYGLRIFSKRSLAGSVAQQLGLNYRWHSRLPGKDFVHLQLEQLPELDDTHLLLAGNQTDSERMTSSPVWPHLPFVKHGRFSEVPPLWSFGGPVSIQRMAEAFIHSLLTWQGEQHG; encoded by the coding sequence ATGATGCGTATGATGATTGCCTTGATATTAGCTGTGATGACAAGTGTGTCAGTCGCATCAGAGCCGACTAAGCCCGTTATGGGAGCAAAAGGGCCAATAGAGGTTTGTCTATCGACATGTGTCAGATTAGCTGAGCCTGCGTTACGCGTTGTGGCACTCAATTGGTCGGCTGCTGAAATGTTGTTGTCACTGGGAGTTGAACCCATTGGGGTAACAGAAGCGAAGGGATATCGTAAATGGCAAACCAATCATCCTGAGCTACCTTCAAGTGTTGTCGAAGTTGGGCGCCGACAAGAGCCTAATCTGACTGCAATCGCTAAGCTCAAGCCTGATCTGATCATTGGTTATGATTTTCGTCATCAAGGCTTGTACCCTATGCTTAGCCGTATTGCGCCAACCTTGCTTTACCAGCAGTTTCCTAATATCGATCAAGATGATTTTCGTTATTTTGATTATTCTCAGGTTGTTTTTAAGCAATTAGCGGTTGCAACAAGACAACAGGAAAAAGCAGCGCAGCTGCTATTTACGATGAAGCAAGGCTTGAGTGACTTACGTAAACAGCTTATTGACGCGGGGCTAGAAAATAGCTCCGTGACTTATGGTAAGTTTGTTGGTATGGGATACGGGCTGCGCATTTTTTCAAAACGCAGTTTGGCAGGCTCTGTTGCTCAGCAGCTGGGGTTGAATTATCGCTGGCACTCAAGACTGCCGGGTAAAGATTTTGTCCACTTGCAGTTGGAGCAATTACCAGAGTTGGATGATACGCACCTGCTCCTTGCGGGTAACCAGACTGACAGTGAACGCATGACAAGTTCCCCGGTTTGGCCTCATCTTCCGTTTGTTAAACACGGGCGTTTTTCTGAGGTGCCACCTTTGTGGAGCTTTGGTGGGCCCGTTTCAATTCAACGCATGGCCGAAGCATTTATACACTCATTACTCACTTGGCAAGGGGAGCAACATGGTTAA
- a CDS encoding ABC transporter ATP-binding protein, translating into MRSVLTFSHVSLQIEGKSILKNMSGEFPKGSVTALIGPNGSGKSTLLSVLSQLRQPDAGDVLLGKQSLASLSRAKVAREIAFMPQRNPVPSTLSVADLVAFGRHPHRPWYRRLNPEDQRLIDWAITAAGIEPYRDRLLSGLSGGELQRCWLAMVLAQDTPILMLDEPTSWLDINHQQGLLDIVRRLNREYNKTIIWVLHDLNQALQYSDRAMLLDQGVMLASGKVDEVITAERVSHVYRTPVRDHTIDGQRILLTEVQA; encoded by the coding sequence ATGAGATCAGTGCTTACATTTAGCCATGTTTCCTTGCAGATAGAAGGGAAATCAATTCTGAAAAACATGAGTGGTGAGTTTCCTAAGGGGTCGGTAACGGCCTTAATCGGCCCGAACGGCTCAGGTAAATCAACGCTTTTGTCGGTATTAAGCCAGCTTAGGCAGCCTGATGCAGGGGATGTTCTTTTGGGCAAACAATCGCTCGCGAGCTTATCCAGAGCGAAAGTCGCGCGAGAAATAGCATTCATGCCACAGCGAAATCCAGTGCCATCGACATTGTCTGTTGCCGATCTTGTTGCCTTTGGACGTCATCCGCATCGACCTTGGTATCGTCGCCTTAACCCCGAAGATCAACGTTTGATAGATTGGGCTATTACCGCTGCAGGGATTGAACCTTACCGAGACCGTTTGCTTAGTGGATTATCTGGAGGGGAATTACAACGCTGCTGGTTAGCTATGGTACTGGCTCAGGATACGCCGATTTTAATGTTGGATGAGCCAACATCTTGGCTCGATATTAATCATCAGCAAGGCTTACTCGATATTGTCCGTCGACTTAATCGTGAATATAACAAGACGATTATTTGGGTATTGCATGATTTAAATCAAGCACTGCAATACAGTGATCGTGCCATGTTATTAGATCAAGGTGTGATGCTTGCGTCAGGTAAGGTTGATGAGGTGATAACAGCTGAACGTGTGAGTCATGTTTATCGAACCCCTGTTCGTGATCATACCATTGATGGTCAACGTATTTTATTGACTGAGGTGCAGGCATGA
- a CDS encoding TonB-dependent receptor codes for MNNTTRCVASLSPLVLLVLANLSQASESETMVITANRTETAISDVAATMWVVDQYELEKALNTGADLKNVLGQFIPAFDFGSNARTNFSQNLRGRTALVMIDGVSLNSTRNISRQLDSIDPLNIARVEVLSGATSVYGAGAAGGIINIITKKAASEDLMVETKIGAATGFNNSDDHSKQIAVALSGGSEKLRGRVSFAYSETGGLYDANGNIVRPDITQTDLQFNDTVDVMANFEFIADEQQSLSVIAQYYNSEQDTNYSTYLGENLMGLFNPALIETREGLQLNEQPNTERMMFNTQYHHDDIWSSQLLVQAYYRSESIRFFPFPTIVKVQGSPLPGSAYPIYGASEQNTSVLGAKLALIKEFETVTATFGVDASEESFDADQTLFDQVTSVNSGGMVFTPAQNVQRYPDVDSRYAALFSQLEMEVTPELLLSGGFRYERIKHEMGDNVGVLQQHLSQLGFYGNGKPETIKGGKTDYDEWLFNFGGVYHLNNAMQVWSNVSQGFDVPDPAKFFGQGQYDGPNGEGASLVSSTSVATSELEGVKTNSFELGWRMDDGDINAQVAAYISLSDKTVSFDKTSYAVLVEDDDKRIYGVEGQAVYQLSDAIYTGINAHYVKSETKVNASWQDLSAAYASPSSASVWLGYDEVDFGAELRVNSFLSYEDDGGAKLQSYTLANLSTYYALAVGRLNFGVTNLFNRDYETLWSQRSQMLYGLSAPKEIFTHNGQGRTFAISYSATF; via the coding sequence ATGAATAACACCACTCGATGCGTGGCTAGCTTGAGCCCGCTTGTGCTACTGGTTTTGGCAAATTTAAGCCAAGCAAGTGAATCGGAAACTATGGTCATTACAGCTAATCGTACAGAAACTGCGATTTCTGATGTGGCAGCGACTATGTGGGTTGTGGATCAATATGAACTAGAAAAAGCGCTGAATACAGGTGCTGATTTAAAGAATGTGCTTGGTCAATTTATCCCCGCTTTCGATTTTGGTAGTAATGCACGAACCAATTTTTCACAAAACTTGCGTGGTCGTACAGCCCTAGTGATGATAGATGGGGTGTCGCTTAATTCAACGCGAAATATCAGTCGTCAGCTTGACAGTATTGACCCATTGAATATTGCGCGAGTAGAGGTACTTTCTGGTGCGACTTCTGTATATGGTGCGGGTGCTGCTGGTGGCATTATTAATATTATAACCAAAAAAGCAGCCAGTGAAGACCTGATGGTAGAAACGAAAATAGGGGCTGCTACGGGTTTTAATAACAGCGATGATCACAGCAAACAAATTGCAGTGGCTCTATCGGGCGGCAGTGAAAAACTGCGGGGAAGAGTGTCTTTCGCTTATTCTGAAACGGGTGGTTTGTATGATGCGAACGGTAATATTGTCCGTCCAGATATTACTCAAACAGATCTGCAGTTTAACGATACCGTAGATGTCATGGCGAACTTTGAGTTTATTGCTGATGAGCAACAATCTTTATCAGTCATCGCACAATATTATAATAGTGAACAGGATACTAATTATTCAACCTATTTAGGTGAAAATCTAATGGGATTGTTTAATCCCGCTCTTATTGAAACACGTGAAGGACTTCAACTTAATGAGCAACCCAACACTGAACGTATGATGTTCAATACCCAGTATCATCATGATGATATTTGGAGTTCGCAATTACTGGTTCAAGCTTATTATCGAAGTGAATCTATCCGTTTTTTCCCATTTCCCACCATTGTCAAGGTTCAAGGCTCACCTTTACCTGGAAGTGCTTATCCCATTTATGGTGCATCTGAGCAAAATACATCGGTCTTAGGCGCAAAACTAGCCTTGATTAAAGAGTTTGAGACTGTCACGGCAACCTTTGGTGTAGATGCTTCTGAGGAATCATTTGATGCAGATCAAACCCTTTTTGATCAAGTAACTTCAGTGAACTCTGGCGGCATGGTGTTCACTCCTGCGCAGAATGTTCAGCGTTATCCTGATGTAGACAGTCGCTATGCTGCGCTCTTTAGTCAATTAGAAATGGAAGTAACACCTGAGCTGTTACTCAGTGGTGGCTTTCGCTATGAGCGCATTAAACATGAAATGGGTGACAATGTCGGTGTGTTACAACAACACCTTAGTCAGTTAGGTTTTTATGGTAACGGGAAACCTGAGACGATTAAGGGAGGGAAAACAGATTACGATGAATGGTTGTTTAATTTTGGCGGTGTCTATCATCTTAACAATGCAATGCAAGTGTGGAGCAATGTCTCACAAGGTTTTGATGTCCCAGATCCTGCTAAGTTTTTTGGTCAAGGTCAGTATGATGGTCCCAATGGTGAAGGCGCCAGTTTAGTCTCATCGACATCTGTTGCTACATCTGAGCTGGAGGGGGTAAAGACGAATTCATTCGAATTGGGTTGGCGTATGGATGATGGTGATATAAACGCACAGGTGGCTGCTTATATTTCACTGTCAGATAAAACAGTCAGCTTTGATAAAACGAGCTATGCAGTACTTGTTGAAGATGATGACAAGCGTATTTATGGGGTCGAAGGCCAAGCTGTTTATCAGCTAAGTGATGCTATTTATACCGGCATAAATGCACATTATGTTAAGAGTGAAACGAAAGTGAACGCTAGCTGGCAAGACTTATCCGCAGCCTACGCTAGCCCCAGCTCAGCGAGTGTGTGGCTTGGTTATGACGAGGTTGATTTTGGTGCAGAGTTAAGAGTCAATAGTTTTTTAAGCTATGAAGATGACGGTGGCGCTAAATTACAGAGCTATACATTAGCAAACCTGAGTACTTATTATGCATTGGCTGTCGGTCGTTTGAATTTTGGTGTGACAAATCTGTTTAATCGAGATTATGAAACATTGTGGAGCCAACGTTCACAGATGTTATATGGCTTAAGTGCACCAAAGGAAATCTTTACTCATAATGGCCAAGGTAGAACGTTTGCCATTAGCTACAGTGCGACTTTTTAG
- a CDS encoding IucA/IucC family siderophore biosynthesis protein has translation MNSQHWHNANHTLCAKIISELHYEERLHPKQIQGFWQLTTLSRNWTFNANVTIWGMLDIDLTSLKCSDGKLPQACQLLLDVRDQLSISDINLGNLLEEIQQTLYSDVQRLSNLSHITAQDLVNMNETQRQQYIDAHPKAIANKGRLGWGKESLQNYSPESGAPFKLRWLAARKSHCLAGITEQRPYEQILTNILGDKSLSKLSSLLGDQLQDFWLFAVHPWQHQRFLTAQYACLFAQGDLIDLGEHGPDWHAQQSIRTLSTLDNNVSFDAKTALSILNTSCYRGIPGKFIVQGPRLSAWLNQIAKSDTTLRDHGLHVQQEVAGFYCPHPYQAQIKQGPYRYHEMLGCIWRERAETVIGPLKRPITMAALMQTDLSGQPLIGALIENSELDIEHWLEKLFNHVVIPIYHLMCQYGVGLVAHGQNVTLILENNQPVGCIIKDFHGDLRLVDQDYPELDSLDLDIRKTLTRLPAHYLVHDLLTGHFVTVLRFISPKVASLGLSEVRFYRLLNQVITQYQTQHPELTPRYKQFDLLSPKIDKICINRVRFKIGYGDSDERPLPDVGQPIDNPLMG, from the coding sequence ATGAACAGCCAACATTGGCATAATGCCAATCACACTCTTTGTGCAAAAATCATCTCAGAACTTCATTACGAAGAACGCTTACACCCAAAACAAATCCAAGGTTTTTGGCAACTCACCACTCTTTCAAGAAATTGGACATTTAATGCCAATGTCACCATATGGGGCATGCTCGACATAGATCTAACGTCACTAAAGTGCTCTGATGGGAAGCTTCCTCAAGCATGTCAACTACTGCTAGATGTACGTGACCAATTATCGATTTCAGATATCAACTTAGGTAATCTCTTAGAAGAAATTCAGCAAACGCTATACAGTGACGTACAAAGATTATCTAATCTGAGCCATATTACCGCTCAAGACTTAGTCAATATGAACGAAACTCAACGCCAGCAATACATTGATGCTCATCCAAAAGCTATTGCCAACAAAGGGCGACTAGGCTGGGGAAAAGAATCACTGCAAAATTACTCTCCCGAATCAGGTGCGCCATTTAAACTAAGATGGCTAGCGGCTCGTAAATCTCATTGCCTAGCGGGGATAACGGAACAAAGGCCTTATGAGCAGATCCTCACTAATATTCTTGGTGACAAGAGTCTGAGTAAGTTAAGTTCATTATTAGGTGATCAACTGCAAGATTTTTGGCTTTTCGCTGTTCACCCTTGGCAACATCAACGCTTCTTAACCGCTCAATATGCGTGTTTATTTGCCCAAGGAGATCTCATTGATCTTGGCGAACATGGTCCAGACTGGCATGCCCAGCAATCGATTCGCACATTAAGTACCTTAGACAATAATGTTAGCTTTGACGCCAAAACAGCGCTCAGTATTCTCAACACCTCCTGCTACCGCGGCATCCCCGGCAAGTTTATTGTTCAAGGACCTAGGCTGTCGGCTTGGTTAAACCAAATAGCAAAAAGTGACACTACGCTTCGCGACCATGGACTTCACGTACAACAAGAAGTGGCTGGTTTTTATTGTCCTCACCCCTATCAAGCACAAATTAAACAAGGCCCTTATCGCTATCATGAAATGCTCGGTTGTATTTGGCGTGAGAGAGCTGAAACAGTAATAGGCCCTCTTAAGCGTCCAATCACTATGGCTGCATTAATGCAAACTGATCTTAGCGGTCAGCCATTAATTGGTGCATTAATTGAAAATTCAGAACTTGACATCGAGCACTGGCTAGAGAAGCTATTCAATCATGTTGTGATCCCGATATACCATCTAATGTGCCAGTATGGGGTCGGACTTGTTGCACATGGACAAAACGTCACACTCATACTAGAAAACAACCAGCCTGTAGGCTGTATCATTAAAGATTTTCATGGCGACTTACGTCTTGTTGATCAAGACTATCCTGAGCTAGATTCATTAGACCTAGATATTAGAAAAACGCTAACTCGATTACCAGCACATTATTTAGTTCATGACTTATTGACTGGCCATTTTGTTACAGTGCTCCGCTTTATCTCACCTAAAGTCGCTTCGTTAGGCTTAAGTGAAGTGCGTTTTTACCGATTACTGAATCAAGTGATCACCCAATACCAAACACAACATCCAGAGCTTACCCCTAGGTACAAACAATTTGACCTACTTTCGCCCAAAATCGATAAGATTTGCATCAATCGGGTTCGATTTAAAATTGGCTACGGTGACAGTGACGAGCGCCCACTCCCTGATGTGGGTCAACCTATAGATAATCCTTTAATGGGGTGA
- the azu gene encoding azurin — MKFFFKNTMTQWRKQQGKITLLTLSLFLTNQAYANECAINISANDAMQFDTKELSVPVNCEEVTLTLTHAGQLPITAMGHNWVLTKAADMQAVANEGMGAGAALSYVKEGDKRVITHTEIIGGGGSTSITFSTKGMSSSETYKFFCSFPGHWAIMQGDFIIKA, encoded by the coding sequence ATGAAATTTTTCTTCAAAAATACGATGACACAATGGCGTAAACAACAAGGTAAAATCACCCTTCTGACGCTAAGCCTATTTTTAACTAATCAAGCATATGCCAACGAATGCGCTATCAACATATCAGCCAACGACGCTATGCAATTTGATACCAAAGAACTTAGTGTCCCGGTAAATTGTGAAGAAGTCACCTTAACTTTGACCCATGCAGGCCAACTACCGATCACGGCCATGGGACATAACTGGGTACTAACTAAAGCGGCAGATATGCAAGCTGTCGCCAATGAAGGAATGGGAGCTGGCGCTGCACTTAGCTATGTAAAAGAAGGTGATAAGCGTGTTATTACTCACACAGAAATAATCGGTGGTGGGGGATCAACGAGTATCACCTTCAGTACTAAAGGTATGTCCTCTTCAGAAACTTATAAGTTCTTCTGCTCTTTCCCCGGTCACTGGGCAATTATGCAGGGTGACTTTATCATCAAAGCGTAA
- a CDS encoding methyl-accepting chemotaxis protein, producing MIFIRRLDVVFILISYFVCSGLLLFYVQADIYALLSMLALIFIACLAIYRFVRVLTKHIGLIECQFNHLDNKIDLSKRLELSGTFPAHQLPLNINQHFDICEESLASLSESIGRLTPISTDLSESYANMTQKSQLQAGVSQVVADDMEKVWQSTEEVLLLTSAIIKGSINCERCVADGVNTVEESVDAIHRLEKKMDEAFAEVEILQQNSQQIGAILNVITAISNQTNLLALNAAIEAARAGELGRGFAVVADEVRQLASRTSASTNEVSNMIDLIQGSSDVLAKHINGSGVLLKEGVSNIEQANIELNKVGDVMGKMKIDVEKIGGSINNQAESVRHVKSVIGDVQELNREALNTSQLHAVSSGDLSNLANSMYEKLSIFQFSQDGSPESPKRREQLRGETIPNVPDALPENDCEFF from the coding sequence ATGATATTCATACGCAGGTTAGATGTTGTTTTTATACTGATAAGCTATTTTGTATGCTCTGGATTATTACTGTTTTATGTACAGGCGGATATATATGCCTTACTTTCTATGTTAGCGCTCATTTTTATTGCTTGCTTGGCTATTTATCGTTTTGTTCGTGTGTTAACTAAACATATCGGTTTGATTGAATGTCAGTTTAATCATTTAGACAATAAAATAGACTTGTCAAAACGGCTTGAATTAAGTGGAACATTTCCTGCGCACCAGTTGCCGCTCAATATAAATCAGCATTTTGATATTTGCGAAGAGTCCTTGGCCTCTTTATCTGAATCCATTGGCCGACTTACCCCAATATCTACTGATTTATCTGAATCTTATGCGAACATGACTCAAAAATCTCAATTACAAGCTGGTGTGAGTCAAGTGGTGGCAGATGATATGGAAAAAGTATGGCAATCTACTGAAGAGGTATTATTGCTCACAAGTGCAATCATTAAAGGTTCGATTAATTGCGAAAGGTGTGTCGCTGATGGGGTGAATACTGTCGAAGAATCTGTAGATGCTATTCACCGTTTAGAAAAAAAAATGGATGAGGCTTTTGCCGAAGTTGAAATTTTGCAACAAAATAGTCAGCAAATAGGTGCGATTTTAAATGTGATCACTGCAATCTCAAATCAAACAAATTTACTTGCGCTTAATGCAGCAATTGAAGCTGCGCGCGCAGGTGAATTAGGGAGAGGTTTTGCGGTTGTGGCTGATGAAGTTCGCCAACTCGCAAGCAGAACAAGTGCTTCAACTAATGAAGTCAGTAACATGATTGATTTAATACAAGGTTCAAGTGACGTGTTAGCCAAGCATATTAATGGAAGTGGAGTGTTATTAAAGGAAGGGGTTTCTAATATTGAGCAGGCCAATATAGAGCTAAATAAAGTGGGAGATGTGATGGGGAAAATGAAAATAGATGTAGAAAAAATTGGGGGGTCAATAAACAATCAAGCTGAGTCTGTCCGGCATGTTAAAAGTGTGATTGGGGATGTTCAAGAGCTCAATCGTGAGGCTTTAAATACTTCACAGCTACATGCTGTCTCATCTGGTGATTTAAGTAACCTTGCAAATAGTATGTACGAAAAGTTATCCATTTTTCAATTTTCACAAGATGGTTCTCCTGAGTCACCAAAACGTCGAGAACAATTAAGGGGAGAAACTATACCCAATGTACCTGATGCGCTTCCTGAAAATGATTGCGAGTTCTTTTAA
- a CDS encoding IS5 family transposase, whose product MGKSKHKITNWSQYNKALINRGSLTFWIDEQAIKSWYCCEHHGRRGRGFTYSDVAIETALVVKGVFNLSLRALEGFTNSVFQLMDVPLTSPSYSCISKRAKTVEINYRAPSRGSAAHVVIDSTGLKVYGEGEWKTRKHGKEKRRTWRKLHLAVDSNTHEIVSAEISLVNVADNEVFPTLLNPLRRNITQVSADGAYDTKACHKLLQRKGCKPTIPPRSHAGYWEDDHSRNEAVKALKANQLAQWKQDNDYHQRSLSETAMYRYKQLISPKLSLRDYNAQVGEALAGVKAMNKVIGLGMPVRKHAA is encoded by the coding sequence GTGGGAAAATCTAAACATAAAATAACCAATTGGTCTCAGTACAATAAGGCGTTGATTAATCGAGGCTCACTCACTTTCTGGATTGATGAGCAAGCAATTAAGTCTTGGTATTGTTGTGAACACCACGGGCGTCGTGGTCGAGGGTTCACTTACTCTGATGTTGCTATTGAAACAGCACTCGTTGTGAAAGGCGTTTTTAACTTGTCATTACGAGCACTTGAAGGATTCACCAACTCTGTATTTCAACTTATGGATGTGCCACTGACCTCACCAAGTTATAGCTGTATAAGCAAAAGAGCTAAGACTGTTGAGATCAACTATCGAGCACCGAGTCGTGGCTCTGCGGCACATGTTGTGATTGATTCAACAGGTCTGAAAGTTTATGGAGAAGGAGAATGGAAAACGCGTAAGCATGGTAAAGAAAAACGCCGTACTTGGCGAAAGCTACACCTTGCAGTGGATAGTAATACCCATGAAATTGTGTCAGCTGAAATAAGCTTAGTTAACGTTGCCGATAATGAAGTATTTCCCACATTACTTAACCCATTAAGAAGAAATATAACTCAAGTCTCAGCTGATGGTGCCTATGACACTAAGGCATGTCATAAACTACTTCAGCGCAAAGGATGCAAGCCAACTATCCCTCCGAGAAGTCATGCTGGATATTGGGAGGATGACCACTCCAGAAATGAAGCAGTAAAAGCACTCAAGGCTAACCAATTAGCGCAATGGAAACAGGATAATGATTATCATCAGAGATCACTATCAGAAACAGCGATGTATCGATATAAACAGTTAATTAGTCCAAAACTGAGTCTTCGGGATTATAACGCTCAGGTAGGTGAAGCGTTAGCGGGTGTAAAAGCAATGAATAAAGTCATAGGGTTAGGAATGCCAGTTAGGAAACACGCTGCCTAA
- a CDS encoding reverse transcriptase domain-containing protein — protein sequence MYLAPIFEEQFHPSSYGYRPRRSCHDAINKATLFMRRYELKHVVDMDLSKCFDKLDHGLILSSIEKRVSDGSVLKLLVQFLKSGVMVDGHKQATEVGSPQGGVISPLIANIYLDAFDQEMKKRGHRIVRYADDILILCRSRAGAENALKQAKKILEVELKLEVNSRKTHIADSNEGVKFLGVEIGSRYTRIEPKKLAGFKSKLKQMTKRNGGKPLSEVIKAVNPILRGFSQYFRIANANREFEKIASWLRRRLRSVQLKLWKTPQRLHRRLKQMGYKPPFKSIKMNSWRNSLIPLANYALPNKWFDSSGLVNLGHVKTGYVFSAKLS from the coding sequence ATCTACTTAGCCCCCATCTTTGAAGAGCAATTTCACCCGTCAAGCTACGGCTATAGGCCAAGGCGAAGTTGTCACGATGCGATCAACAAAGCGACATTGTTTATGCGTCGGTACGAGCTTAAACATGTAGTGGATATGGACTTGTCAAAGTGTTTCGATAAATTAGACCACGGGCTAATCTTATCAAGCATCGAAAAGCGAGTTAGTGATGGTAGCGTGCTAAAGCTGCTCGTTCAGTTTTTGAAAAGTGGTGTGATGGTAGATGGGCACAAGCAAGCGACAGAAGTAGGGAGTCCGCAAGGTGGTGTAATAAGCCCACTGATAGCGAATATCTATCTGGATGCGTTTGATCAAGAGATGAAAAAACGGGGTCACAGAATAGTGCGCTACGCAGACGATATCTTGATTTTATGTCGCAGCCGAGCAGGGGCAGAAAACGCACTCAAGCAGGCGAAGAAGATACTGGAAGTCGAGTTAAAGCTTGAGGTAAACTCGCGTAAAACCCACATAGCAGACAGCAATGAAGGTGTGAAGTTTTTAGGAGTGGAGATAGGTAGTCGATACACACGTATCGAGCCGAAGAAACTAGCAGGGTTTAAATCGAAGCTAAAACAGATGACAAAGCGCAATGGTGGTAAGCCATTAAGCGAAGTGATCAAAGCGGTGAATCCTATTTTAAGAGGGTTCAGTCAGTATTTTCGGATAGCGAATGCGAATAGGGAGTTCGAGAAAATAGCAAGCTGGCTAAGGCGTAGGTTGAGGAGCGTCCAACTGAAGCTGTGGAAAACGCCACAGCGACTTCACAGACGGTTGAAGCAGATGGGGTATAAGCCCCCGTTTAAATCAATCAAGATGAACAGTTGGCGTAACTCACTGATTCCGTTAGCAAACTATGCGCTGCCCAATAAATGGTTTGATAGCTCAGGGTTAGTGAATCTTGGACATGTAAAAACAGGATATGTGTTCAGCGCAAAGCTGAGTTAA